The sequence TTTCTCGAAATTTCTCACCTTTTTTACCAGCAAGAAGTTGCAAATTTTGTAACGGAGTATAGGAGGAAGTACAAATAACAAATCCTTAATATAGAGATCTCATTAGACAAATCAaccaaatattaataattatatataatttgttaataacatAAAATGGTGTGAAAATCAGTTTGTTATTGACCTGGTCGAGATACCTAATTTGTTAGGAGTAGAACTACACGGtcattgatttaattatttaaattttaaaaaagacaaaagggataatataatttattaaaaaaatgagttttgcatttattaaaaaattataagataaaatagagTATATAAGgtgtcaaattaatttttaaaaataatataattgataatatCATAACAATCATAAccaaaaaaaagtatatgacATTAAAATATAAGTCAGATCagccatttaatttttaatgtttttatactATTGTTTTATTAGCCTAtgaaaactcaattaaatttcaaaatattttaaaattccgtttacatgttataaatattttttattttgatgcatTTCTATTTTGGAAGATTGTAATCTTAGCCGTTCATGGTCCACTGAATAATTTTCACCAAAAAGAGATATCTGAGCCAGAGTCAAATGCCCGTACCACGAATCCTACGGTTAAGAAATTTCCATGAAGGATGAAATGGTCGAAAGTACGGAAACACCCTCATTTGTTAGGCTAACTCGAGAAAGGTAACGGGGGTAAAATTGTCAATGGAAAGGAAGTTTCAGTCTGAAAAATGTGATGGAGAAAAAGTTGTATAACACTCGATCCAGCACAGCAATAATATAACTATGGAAACGCAGCTTCACGTCCTCTCTCTCTAGACTCTGCTCTAAACGCCGTCGTTTCTGGAACTGTGTTCCTTCGCTTCTCTGTCTTCGTAACCGAAAGGGGGAGAAATAATTAAACGCCGATTTCGCAACCAATTCTTCTGCGTCGAATTGGACAACCAGAAATTGGATCTCAGGTCAATTTCTCCACCTCTTTCTCTCGATGCCGACATAAACGAATCAATCAATTCTGTTTTTTCGTTTTCCGTTGTTTAATTTGCAGAGTccaatttcttatatatttttaatcgattctttttctttctcttttcaagtTGGGGTTTGATCGAGGTTTGAtctttattattgattgtgttatttttattcattaattatttatgggCGTCATTCTTGACCTTAGAATTGGTAGTGGATACAATGGGAAGTGCATCACCCAAATTATCAATTTATCGCTGTGCAGATCGGGTTTGTGTGGGTAGAATTAGTTCAGTGGCATGGCGTTGAAGTTGTGGAATAGAAGGGATATAGTATTGAAAGGAGGAATTCTAGGGAGATGTTGTAATTTAGGGTAGGACTTTTTCTGACAGTGATTGGGAGTGGAAGTTGTTTTTTAGCGTGTGCAGGTTTTCTGCGATTAGAATTGGCCAATATACAGGCATATGTTGATATTTAAACGAATTTGGTTTGCTGCTGTTTGTCGGTTATTAGTGTAATTTACAGGAGTGGTCTGCTTTTAAGAACAGGTTCATGGGAAAGTGGCGACAGTGTAATTCTAAAAGAATTCTGTGAATTATCGGGCTAAGTGTAGGGATTATGTGTTGCTGTGTGAATTTGATAGATACTGTTATATGAAGATGCAGCCTATAGGCTTGTGAATTGTGATAACTCAAACCTTTTAAGGACGTTGATGTTTTCTGTCTCCTATATGGTTTTTATAGAGAGAGATAGATATTTTTGTTCTGGTTCTTGTACAGCATATCTTCCACCTTTTGTTCTTGCTCTTAGTGGATCCTTAGAGAGAAAGTTGGTCATGTGACGAATCAGTTGACAGATGAGCGGGGCAATTGTGATGTGTTAAATTCTGTTTTATAGTGTTtgtatgtttttcaatttgtgCACTTCTGCTAGCGAGTACACACGCATGAATTTATGTCTCTGTCACCTTTTATTTACACAGAATTTACTTTCTGTCTTGTGGGgttaattgttttcttaattttcactTCTGTTTTACAGTGgctttttattgtgtttttctttatttatattcaatttattaatatttattttcttgatcaGTTTTTGCAGGAAACAAAGATTGCATCTGAGCTTAAAATAACAGAGCGTAGCGTAGGGCCTTGTTCTTGATACCGTGCTTAATTTGTTGGATGGCGGAGAAATCATGCATCAAGCGCCTTCAGAAGGAATATAGGGCCCTCTGTAAAGTACGTAGAGCATCTTCTGTCATTTAAACTTGCGCTTCACTATTTTTTTGGGGGGTTCAGAGTGTCGGCTTACCTATTCTGTTGTTGGAGCCATATAGTTATGCTTGTTCCGTTATCGCGCTTCTTCTCCTTCTGTCTCCTATTTTGACATGATTAGTTAGTCTAAAATGCATAATTTACTGTGGTGGATTGTTTGGGTCAGTTTAAAAATTGAAGTgcaatttcctttttcttttttttttccaataaaaagataaataactgatggtatttaaaaaatatgtcaaCTCGATAATGCTTAACTTCAAATTGTGTTTGCAGGAACCAGTTTCTCATGTTGTGGCTCGTCCTTCACCGAGTGATATTCTTGAGTGGCGTAAGTTTGTTTCGCACtacatttcatatattaatttatgttgaGCTCTAATGtttagaaagaagaagaaaatgttgaacCTTTGACACATCGtatataagaaagaaatgaaGTTTCCTGTATAATCTAGAAATAACCTGTGCATAAGATAAACTTAGCTTTTCTCAGAATCTAGTTTTAGTTCACGagagaaatatatttcattttttcttattttattctccTTTAAATGCTTATTGAGATTTCTGTGTTGTTATATCCATGCTGTAGAGCCTTTACTTCAATGtcagtaattttattttaagttgtttGTTATGGAATGGTTGATACTTGATACTGACCTTATTGTATGTTAATGTATCATCAGATTATGTGCTGGAGGGAAGTGAAGGAACACCTTTTGCAGGTTTAGCAAGTTTTGATCATTGCATTTTGACACAATGTGTTTTGTCATTCTGTAATGTCCCAATTTAAGTAatcgtgttttaatttatatagtatttttgttcttttactCCGTTTTTAGGTGGATATTACTATGGAAAAATCAAGTTTCCTCCTGAATATCCGTATAAACCTCCTGGAATCAGGTGATCCTTCTTGCTGTAGTATGCTTGttcattctatttttcatttatctttttcattttaattttgacaaaGTTACAACTTTCTGTATTGTAGCATGACTACACCAAATGGACGGTTCATGACACAAAAAAAGATCTGTTTGTCTATGAGCGACTGTATgttcttttttatatgttaCCGCtcataacaaataatattacaagtaactcatattacatttttatatttacgtGGGATTTGTTGCGCTTGCAGTTCATCCAGAAAGTTGGAATCCCATGTGGTCTGTATCAAGGTCAGAAGCTCTAGTTATGAAGTTCTAGTTTATTCTTCTTTAACTTTTGAAagtgtttatatattattttttcttgcgGAATTGATATCTGCGGATAACAGTAGATGTTGATTATTATCACTTTATAGCTTTATGCTGATGTTTTCAATTTATGAATGCAGCATATTAACAGGACTTCTTTCGTTCATGGTATGTTGTAGTTTCCTCATATTGTAATTGAACTTTAGGTTTCTTCCATTTCCTGTGTGCCTTGCTCTGAAGacatttctctttttattgCTTATTCTCTGGGTTTTCTTTGTCGATGGTGGACTGGTGGGTGGGGCTAGAGTTAAACCTCTGACCTTCAACATTGCCATGGAGTTATTCTACCACTGACACGAAACTCAAGAATCCAACAACATTACTCGTCTTTGTTGTTTATATTGTAGCCAAAAAAgctaaataatttttccaattttGCAAGTGTTACGTGTAGATCATAGCTAATAGAGTTCATTAGTAGGCTACTATGGTTAACCTGTGCAGTTGATACTTCACCATGTATGCAGAGTGTTGAATCAAGACTTTTCGATGTCTGACATACTTCTGTTTTTCAGATGGACAACAGTCCAACCACTGGCAGCGTAAACACAACTACCGCTGAGAAGCAACGTCTAGCAAAATCTTCCCTTTCTTTCAACTGTAAGAAGTAAGTATTTTGCACCAGCTAATCAGATGGAACTCAAGATGGAAGCGAGCAATGTCTCTGTAACTTGTGTTTCACAACTGATTCCTagtgttttcattattttccacGCAGCGCAACATTCAGGAAGATGTTCCCTGAGTACGTGGAGAAGTACAACCAGCAACAACTTTCTGAACAGGCTGCTCAAGAGCGGGTCTCATCAGAGGCGTCTCCTGACAAGAGTTCCAAGTCAGTATTGGAGAACAAATTAGAATCTTCAGGAGAAGACACGAGAAGAGTAGATGGGTTAAAGGAGATgaggaaaaacagaaaaccATTTCCTACATGGATGATGTTATTACTCTTCTCCATCTTTGGGGTTGTAATGGCGTTACCTCTGCTTCAGCTGTGATGATAGGCAAAAGAAATCTTTATAGGAGGTATAAGGGTCCACAAAGTGTTCTCCTGCAAATGTTCTGCTTAGTTTGTCATGTCTAACAGAATTTGTATAGGGAAATGATGGACATGGAGGCTGCGTTTACTATGTTGAGGGCTGATTTTACTCCTTTGTGTCTATTTCGCCAGCTTCTTGGTGGTGCTGAATGTTAAGAAGTTAAATGTTTGCTACTTGTCATTTTCTTCTAAATGTTTGAGGTTTGCCCCACTGCACATGCTGCCTGCTTGGCTGCATTATGCTTTTTAAAACGGGAAAATTATATCCGATTAAACCATTCAGGTATGtaacaataacaaaaagaaaacgtACAAACCTAATTTGCAGTAAAACTTTTATCCCTTTAATGGCAATCTgtatataaaaagtgaaaagttaaaaatggaATGTGTCCACTTTCTGTGAACGAATGTGGAATATTGGCATTTTTTATTTCTCGTTTCTGATTTTGGCCAATTTTAATAAACGATCTTTGTTGCACAATAAAATTTTAGCATTGGGATTTATTTCTAGGGGTCACGACTctggtttattttatatttcaacaaGATTTTACAAAATGTTGTggattttaatgtattttatttctttttttctcgtgagaaaaagaataaaaggtaaagttttattatagtgattaaaaaatattattggatTGGAAATATTTaactgaatttaaaaatatatttataaaacttaaaaagtaaaatagtaaaatgagacattaataaaaaataaagttgacaaAAATTGtatcaacaaaataatagttagaaaaaattagaaataattataaaaatgaaacttctttattaataattatatataaaagaaaaaaaaagtttacaatCATTGAATGTGGAAAAAAATGGTTGACCTAATTACAAgttttcattctctctctttcttgaCCTCTTTACGCGAGAAAAGTTGTTAGGTTTTCTTTCTTCggtgttaattatttttctttggttcTACCTTATCAAATtagttttttcttcattttttttccttcattatttCTTCATGTCGTTTTCCTTCCCTTTTTCCACTCAACCAAACCCAATCCCTACATCTTTTAggatgtataaaaataaaaaattatttttcaaattgtgACATTGTGGTTACAGGTGGCAAAATGCATCATAGTCCAACCTCATGTTGACCTGTCGAAAACAGACTAGGTTGAGATAGTTTctcaactaaaaataattgtttcattctgcacttcaatttttttttttaattttaaaattgtcttttacaatttaaaaaatctagCACCTAACCTTTTCTATTTCatccaatttcaaaatttgatgaaaaaattttctttatcgaattttgatatttgatgaaattttttttatcgaattttaaaatacggaaaatgattttttattttctttattagattttgaaatttaatgaaatttttgaaaaattctttaTCAAATTTCGAAATTCGATGAAGACAAaatctttcatcatatttcaaaattcgatgaaaaaaatgtaattcttaatactatttttgaaaattggaGGTGTAAGATGAAATGATTAACGATGCAGATAGTGTTATCAAAACGGGTCATCCAACCCAACCTACCATGGGTTAActacttagtgagccaacccaactcggctcatttattagctagccaaaaaatttgaatcaaacccaacccaccacaggttgatgggttaaacgggttggctcaatGACTCACTTAACTTATTTTTCATCCTCTTCTTCCAAGATTCTTATAAAAGGTTACTTTAATCgacaaattgaaatcgtaataATTGaaccaattgatataaaaaagagTTTTGCATATGTAGAATAAGGGTTTGAGTtgcaatatttttgtttcattgaataatttattaatttcatttcattaaaaaaatcaaaaaaataggTGGATTGGTAAGTCAACCTAgctcaccacaggttcaacccggATGAGCTGAGTTCTTAGTGAGCTGGGTCAAAATTGACTCACatcaaaattttacattattttttaatccaacCCGACCCGAACTTATGGTGGGTCACATTGACTTACGAGTTTCAATCCATTTTGACAGTACTAGGTGTAGGGTGAGACAACAATTAAAATTGGGTTGAAACTTAAAACTTGATGTGTAAAAGGATAGACTTGTCCGtaagttttaatttgttttattttactgaTTTGATAGTTGAGGTccaatttgagattttttttcttatatctaAGCTTAGTTTCCTTTAGTATTGTTAAAACAGATAACCCAACCGATCTGGTCCGGCCcactacgggttggtcacttagtaagTCAACTCAATCCGGCTCACTTATTATCGAGCCAAAAAAAATCGAACCTGACTCCGTCCACCACAGGTTAGTGGATTAAATGGTTTGATTCATTGACTCACTTAACTTAcaagtttttctttcattaaaaaaaattataaatttttttgtaattcaaatataaataaatttcactctaaaatgatgttaaacttcaaagacaattcaaataaaaagtatcatacaatccaaatgttatccAAAAGAAAgcacaaaatttaaatagataagTTTCTAATATTGATAGTTTTCGTGACAGTTatccatttataaatattagagtcttgaacggataaatctataatatttttatctctttgaaacatcttctttattctcatctgcaatacaataaaaatttattaactaataatattgaaacacaaaataataaataattaaattaaattatgtgaGCTGGTGAGCTAACCTGGCTCGCAAAGGATTCAACCAGAGTGAGTCGAGTTCTAAGTGGGTTAGGTTGAAAATTGACCcatatcaaaaaattattctttttaaactCAACCCATCCCAAACCTATAGTGAGCCCAAGTTGGCCCGTAGATTCTAACCCATTTTGAAAACACTAGTTTCCTTCACGTGGAGTGGAATACTTAATTATAGTGttcaaattgaattaaaatcaaacaGTCAAAAATTAACTTGTTAACCATCATTCAATGCAttgtcaaacaaaaaaaaaacttagctTGAGATAAAAGTATTTGTACCAACGAAAATTTAGTATAAGAATTTACTAATTCCTAGCCAAATCAAAATGAACCAAAATCCTAATTAGTAATACAATAACAATCACAAAATGAATCTAAATCCAAATCCATATTACAATCACTCGTACACAATAACACAATACACAATAATAAGAATTCTTATAACATAATCgtaatttgtaaaaaaacacaaaaaacagaACAATGAggacaaaaacaacaaattgcaAATGTCTTAGCACAATCTAGAACAAAATCACAGAAGGGAAAATGCTTGGTCATGGAGTGATTTTttcgtggtggtggtggtaggaATGAGTGTCAATAAGttaatatgagatgagatgATGACAATatgagaagaaacaaaaattgattttggatAGGAAATGGGTTGAGTGAAGTGAGtgtctcaaaatgagaaatgaaaatgaaaataggaaagTGAAAGAGCATCCACTAAGATTTTctcataattataattcaattaaatcttaaagaaattgttgataaatagaaataggaaaaagttcttttaactactcttttttgacaacacatacgtgTAACTTATGGTTagttcatttcaaatatttttttcaaaataaattcaaacatacaaaTGAAATGATGAGATATGTGTTGTTCTcgaaaagttattaaaaagtgTTCTTAGAATATCCATATAAATATTATCAAGACATAAGCAATGCACTTTTTATTGACTTGTTCAAAAAAGCTAAACATGTGGGAAGTGAAGTGTGGTGAATGCATAGACTGATAGGGCAAGAACAGGCTACGTTAAAACATGCTCCTTCCCAAACATTCGCCGTAATTGACGCACCCATCTTTCCTCTCGATGTGGGACTACTTGCcacttaatttcttttgttattttttaaaattcttttcataATACCCACTAACATTTTCGCATAaactcatattttatatttctattatacattaattccatctaattattttatacctTTCGAAGAATAAACATTTGCCGTAATTGATAGATAGGAAAATAGAATCAAAAAATGGTTATCCAactgtaaaaagaaataaagccAAAGTTttgtgaaatataaatatatttatcatcaaAGAATAAAGCATACCAAATGAGTTCGACAACACATCTTGATCCAAGGTTTTATAACGTATTTAGAAGTAGATTTTTGTCTTCAAACTGTTTCTTAATTTGTTCATATTCTTAATTCAATTCAGGAGCTACATTttccacttttaatttaataaacattttgGCGTAGAAGCATGTTTAAGTCTTAACAAGTATCCAGACTGTTGGCATTACTTATGCCTTAACTTCTAATATCAGAGTGAAATTccagtttaattttgtttctctcttctACACCTTTGAATTTCCATTGGTTTTTTTAAGTTTAGTAGTATTGTTAGTCATGGtgttagaaataattaatttgtgtgaagaatgagattttcttttatttgaaaaggTGAAGATAAAGTGAAATGTAGTGATTAAGTATGGTCCCAGATGAGGAAAAAAATGGTTGTCAtaataattatcaatatttaacACACTTTTATGTCAGGATACTTGGATGCTTGGTTACCATAAAAAACTACACATTTTCTTCAATTGCTTCTTTAATTTCACTTCTACATTG comes from Vigna radiata var. radiata cultivar VC1973A unplaced genomic scaffold, Vradiata_ver6 scaffold_215, whole genome shotgun sequence and encodes:
- the LOC106778149 gene encoding probable ubiquitin-conjugating enzyme E2 33 isoform X2 encodes the protein MAEKSCIKRLQKEYRALCKEPVSHVVARPSPSDILEWHYVLEGSEGTPFAGGYYYGKIKFPPEYPYKPPGISMTTPNGRFMTQKKICLSMSDFHPESWNPMWSVSSILTGLLSFMMDNSPTTGSVNTTTAEKQRLAKSSLSFNCKNVFIIFHAAQHSGRCSLSTWRSTTSNNFLNRLLKSGSHQRRLLTRVPSQYWRTN
- the LOC106778149 gene encoding ubiquitin-conjugating enzyme E2 34 isoform X1, which gives rise to MAEKSCIKRLQKEYRALCKEPVSHVVARPSPSDILEWHYVLEGSEGTPFAGGYYYGKIKFPPEYPYKPPGISMTTPNGRFMTQKKICLSMSDFHPESWNPMWSVSSILTGLLSFMMDNSPTTGSVNTTTAEKQRLAKSSLSFNCKNATFRKMFPEYVEKYNQQQLSEQAAQERVSSEASPDKSSKSVLENKLESSGEDTRRVDGLKEMRKNRKPFPTWMMLLLFSIFGVVMALPLLQL